The Candidatus Latescibacter sp. DNA window AGTCCCTTATTTTTCATCCCAATGCTATACACCGCTCCGCCCACAGTAATAAAAAGCGTTCTTTTTTCTTTTCCTCCGAAACAGAGATTCGATGGACGAGCGGGTGTGGGGATTTCGTCGATACGTTTACCTGCGGGATCATATACCGACACATGATTCGAGAATGGAGTGATATACACATTGCCTGCTTCATCCACCTTCACACCGTCATATCCCTCATCGGCGAATATCTTTTTATCCTTCAGGGTTCCGTCAGGATTGATCGTATAAACGTAAGTCTTGTTTGTCCCCGAGTCGGTTACATACAGCCTGTCGCCTTTGGGGCTGACAGCCACCCCGTTGGGAAACTGAAGATCACTGGTAACCCGTACGATTTTCGAACGGTCGGGAGTGATATAATAGATGTGATCTCCGGCTTGTTCAAGGACTTCCTTGCTTCTCATGCTGTGATCGGAAAAGTAAATCCCCCCTTTGGCATCGATACAGGCGTCATTCGGTGCGTTCAGCTTTTTGCCTTCGTAGGAATCCGCAAGCATGGTCTCTTTGCCGTCGGGGGCTATCGCAATGACACTGCGCGCCCCTGTTTCACAGACAACGAGGTCTCCCCCGGCAGTGAACACCAGACCGTTGGCGCCGCGGGTATCCACGCGGAATACCTCGAGGCCCTTTTCCGGCGACCACATGAGAATGCGTGAAGACGCTCGATCGGTGAAATATACTTTCCCATCTTTTCCCCAGGCCGGCCCCTCGGTGTACCGTAATCCCTCGGCGATCTTTATTAATGCAGCGCCCTGAGCGACAGCCGGGTGATCGTTTTGGGATTCACTGCGCAGTGGAGTAACCAGATAAGTGAAGCATCCCAAAGCTGCTGTCAGCAGTCCTAAAAACAGTTTCTTACTGTAACCCATAGTATTGCCTCAAAGTATAAAGTTTTAAAAAAGATTGTCCGAACCACTGATGCGAGTGATTCATATGATAAAAGATGATGAAAAGATATAAAGAAAGAGGCTTTTGCAAAAGGCTCAAATAGTATAAGGTTTTTTAGGGAGCGGGGGAAGGGAAAGTTGGGGAAGCCGCCCTATATCGGTTCCACCGGACGTTATATCGAATCGCGCCGGGCTTTTTTGGCTTTTGCAGCATACTCGCGGGCCTTTTTGCTGTAGCCGAGCGCACGGTGGAGTTCGGAGAGATGATTGTACGAAATAAGAATATGCGGATGATGTGAAGGCACCTTTTTTTCCAGAATGGAGACAGCTCGCTCCTCATAGGTAACTGACATTGCAAGATCGCCTTCCGCCTCGAACAGCGTCGAAAGATTGTGATACGATGTGGCGAGTGATGGATGGTCCGGCGGAAGAATCTTCTCTCGGATACCAAGGGCCTTTTCCGAGAAGGAGCGCGCGTGTTCGAGGTCGCCCGAATCCCGATAAATCAACGCAAGGTTGTTATACGATGTGCCGAGTGATGGATGGTCCGACGGAAGAGTTTTCTCTGATATGGCGAGGTCTTTTTCCGCGAACGAGCGTGCGCGATCGAGGTCGCCCAAATTCTGATAAATTACCGCGAGA harbors:
- a CDS encoding tetratricopeptide repeat protein, with the translated sequence LATSYSNLASIYRDLGDFESARSFAEKALGIREKILPPDHPSLATSYNNLAMIYQNLGDRERARSFAEKAIGIWEKILTPDLPKLAKSYNNLAVIYQDLGDLERARLFAEKSLSIHEKILPPDHPSLATSYNNLAVIYQNLGDLDRARSFAEKDLAISEKTLPSDHPSLGTSYNNLALIYRDSGDLEHARSFSEKALGIREKILPPDHPSLATSYHNLSTLFEAEGDLAMSVTYEERAVSILEKKVPSHHPHILISYNHLSELHRALGYSKKAREYAAKAKKARRDSI
- a CDS encoding SMP-30/gluconolactonase/LRE family protein — translated: MGYSKKLFLGLLTAALGCFTYLVTPLRSESQNDHPAVAQGAALIKIAEGLRYTEGPAWGKDGKVYFTDRASSRILMWSPEKGLEVFRVDTRGANGLVFTAGGDLVVCETGARSVIAIAPDGKETMLADSYEGKKLNAPNDACIDAKGGIYFSDHSMRSKEVLEQAGDHIYYITPDRSKIVRVTSDLQFPNGVAVSPKGDRLYVTDSGTNKTYVYTINPDGTLKDKKIFADEGYDGVKVDEAGNVYITPFSNHVSVYDPAGKRIDEIPTPARPSNLCFGGKEKRTLFITVGGAVYSIGMKNKGL